A stretch of the Malus domestica chromosome 08, GDT2T_hap1 genome encodes the following:
- the LOC103441721 gene encoding protein ECERIFERUM 2-like, which produces MVSSTSLRLSTVVPATRTGDENTVHELTNMDLAMKLHYIKGVYFFKSEAVEGLKIYDLKKRMFRLLQLYFTASRRIRRSKTGRPFIKCNDSGLRIVEAHYEEMVDEWFARAMEDSSLLDGLAYNQALGPDLGYSPLVFLQFTWFKCGGMAVELSWANVLGDAFSASAFMNMWGKIIAGQVPRKLLHVLPPGKPESPSLSSVPKTPFSV; this is translated from the exons ATGGTGTCATCAACCAGCTTGAGGCTGTCAACGGTTGTTCCAGCTACAAGGACAGGTGATGAAAACACGGTCCATGAGCTCACCAACATGGACTTGGCCATGAAGCTTCACTACATCAAAGGGGTCTACTTCTTCAAGAGTGAGGCAGTTGAGGGGCTTAAAATTTATGACTTGAAGAAACGTATGTTCCGGCTCCTGCAGCTCTACTTCACTGCCTCCAGGAGGATCCGGAGATCCAAAACTGGAAGGCCGTTCATCAAGTGTAACGACAGCGGTTTAAGAATTGTAGAAGCGCATTATGAAGAAATGGTTGATGAATGGTTTGCCAGGGCCATGGAGGACTCTTCTCTCTTAGATGGTCTTGCTTATAATCAAGCCCTTGGTCCTGATCTTGGTTACTCTCCTTTGGTCTTTTTACAG TTCACTTGGTTTAAATGTGGAGGAATGGCAGTGGAACTCAGCTGGGCCAACGTCCTTGGAGATGCATTTTCTGCCTCAGCCTTCATGAACATGTGGGGGAAGATCATCGCAGGTCAAGTGCCGCGGAAGCTCCTCCACGTGCTACCTCCTGGAAAACCTGAATCCCCATCACTTTCTTCAGTACCCAAAACACCTTTTTCTGTGTAA